The Brassica napus cultivar Da-Ae chromosome C1, Da-Ae, whole genome shotgun sequence DNA segment GGATCTTCATTCTTcatttcatctctctctctctctgccatCTGACCTGTGGGTTTGCAGATATTCAAACAAATCACCCCCATTTTGCTCGATTCTCAAAGAGCTGATTAGGGTTTCTCGATTTCAGTCGAAAAATCGTACCTTTCTCTGGATTGTCGAATCCGAAGTGTGTAATCCATCCCCACCCTGAAAAGATAGCAGAGGAGGGATTCGAGCGTGATGATGCCTGTGGAGATGGAGAATTGGTGGGAGGAGGTTAACGAGTCAACTCAGTGGCAAGATGggatcttcttctctctctgtgGAGCTTACGCTCTTGTCTCAGCCATCGCTCTTGtacgattctctctctctctctctcttttcaccACTTAAAGTTATCCTCTTTCTAACAAATACCTTTGATTTGAGGGGTGTCTAGGTCAAATGTGTTACGTGATTGAACTGTCTTTCCtctttggtttaaaaaaaaaaaagaagatggcTTGGAATATATAATCTGGTGGCAGTCTTTCTTTGttattgtgtttgtttgtttgatttgaTGAAACATCTTTTTCTGTTTAAGTTACCGAAGTTAGTAATGCTGAATGGTTGAGAAAGCTCTACACTGTCTTTGTGTTCCGGTAGATTGTGGATGTGTTGCAGTTTTTGACTTTGTTTGAATTGTGTTGTGTTGTGGTTGGAAGGTTCAATTGGTGAGGATCCAAATGAGAGTGCCTGAATATGGCTGGACCACTCAGAAGGTGTTTCATCTTATGAACTTTGTCGTCAATGGAGGTGCTGATCTTTTATGTTCCCATTGACAAACGAGAGGATTGTGTGTGTTTGCCTTATagctttgattttattttttttctttgtgcaGTTCGTGCGGTTCTATTTGGATTTCACCATCAAGTCTTTCTCGTGCATCCCAAGGTGAGATAGTCTGCTCGATTGATGTTCTGGTGACATTAATCGCATGcgttggtttgttttttttagagcaaattCACTTTGAGATACAAATATGATAACATGTTTCTGTGCATTTTATATCTCTGCTCGAGTTAGCATACTACATCTTTTTAAGTATCTAACGTTGTTGCAGTGGCGGAGCCACATAGAGTAAGGTGGGGGCCATTGAACCCaacaaaattagaaaatttagtgtaaattattagaactaatcTATATGCCCTcattctaaatattttagtttgatGTCTTTGCCCccatcaaaaataatttttgccTCCGCCACTGCGTTGTTGTTGACTTGAGGTAATGCAGGCTCTTTGCTGGATATTATTGGATCTTCCGGGCCTCCTCTTTTTCTCTGCATACACACTGCTCGTTCTGTTCTGGGCAGAGATATATCACCAGGCAAGTACCTATATAGAATGTCTTTTTTTAACCAACCAAACAAATTCTAAATATACATGTTGTTTCCACCAATGAGCAGGCGAGAAGCTTACCAACTGATAAGTTGCGGATAACTTATATCTCAGTCAATGCTGCTGTATATTTGGCTCAGGTTCATGTCTAATTcctattgtttttttctctcgTCCTTGTCTTGTAATTTTGTAGTTGTACTTTGCTAGAAATAATCTGTGTGAACCTTTCTCACTTTTGTAGAAATTTTTAGGTGAATCAAAAGACTAATATGCTTGACATGTGATTGATTTCTATATCAGGTTGTAATCTGGGTATGCATCTGGGTAAATGATAACAGCACTGTGGAGCTAGTTGGAAAGATATTTATGGCAGGTTAGGTTCCTTGTCTGCTAAACCCCAATCTTCAATACTCTCTTTCTGAGCTCTGTAGTCTGTACTAactttttggatattttttcatGCTCTTCTAGTTGTGTCTTTCATTGCTGCGTTAGGCTTCTTGCTGTATGGAGGAAGGTATGTGTTTCTTGTGTATTTCTGCTTGTTTCGTAATCAAAGTGTTTGGAAGTTCTTTAATAGGGATTGTTTTTTctcatctgtttttttttctggtatATAGATTGTTTATTATGCTAAGAAGGTTCCCCATTGAGTCAAAAGGGAGAAGGAAGAAGCTCCATGAGGTAGTCATTGTGCATGTGCATCGTTGTCTTAGTTCCATTGAAACTTCGACACAAAACATTATTGACCTCCTTCAAATTCGCTGCGTTTCATTGAGATTAGCCTTTGTAATTTAGATGGTATTAAATTGCAGGTTGGATCTGTGACAGCCATATGCTTCACCTGCTTCCTCATAAGATGCATAGTGGTAAGCTCTGAGATATAGAGTCTAAAGAATGAAATCTTTATCATCAGTTATGATGATGAgtgtttttaaaaatgtttcttTCTTGCACAACGATTCAGGTGGGTGTGTCAGCATTTGACAGGGATTTAACTCTGGATGTGCTTGATCACCCTGTTCTGAACTTAATCTACTATATGGTAAGTAACTAAGACCGTCATTAATTCTCTCCCTCAGTAATCTCTGTTTCTGGTTTCTTCGCTAACTgggaaaaatataataatacgcAGGTGGTAGAAGTACTTCCATCGGCACTAGTCCTCTTCATTTTGCGTAAGCTACCTCCAAAGAGAGTATCAGCTCAATACCATCCGATCCagtaaactcttttttttttaaacctgaAGCCATCACACGGTGAGTCTGATGATGTTGCAAGAGATTGTAAAGATTCAGTTAAGAAAATATGGTCAGGACAAAGAAGTTATAAGATTCGCTGGCTGATGTTCGATCGTTCTGTTATGTTTGGTTGGAAATAATAACCaattgtttacttttttttggtttattgtcAAATCTCAGATGATACAACCGAATAGAGCATTGGGTATCGAATGGGCTGTTAAATAACTAAATGGGCCTTGGGCCGAATTAATCAAAGGCCATGTCTCTGTTTTATTCTCTATTTAAATAAACGATTTACAGTCACAAACAAACATAAATCGAAAGACCTAAACTTTGTTTTGCTCCTCATCGAGGTCGTCGATTCTCTCTCGTATTCGTCTCTCTTTTCTGTGAGTTTAGTTTGTTTAAAAACTTGTAAAAAGTACGAAACTTTCGTATGAATTCGCAGGCTGCGATACTAAACCAATGTGTCACGCTTGTTTTGAATCACTTTGGTTATCGAATCATCAGCAGTTTCagttcataacaaaaaaaaaaaaaaccttcatATTGATGTTTCTCGTTTTGTGGAATTATGTTAAGCATGAATTAGACTAAACTTGAACTTGAATGTGTGGTGTTTATAGAGTAGGTTTGTGAAAATTCTCTGCA contains these protein-coding regions:
- the LOC106369179 gene encoding tobamovirus multiplication protein 1, yielding MMPVEMENWWEEVNESTQWQDGIFFSLCGAYALVSAIALVQLVRIQMRVPEYGWTTQKVFHLMNFVVNGVRAVLFGFHHQVFLVHPKALCWILLDLPGLLFFSAYTLLVLFWAEIYHQARSLPTDKLRITYISVNAAVYLAQVVIWVCIWVNDNSTVELVGKIFMAVVSFIAALGFLLYGGRLFIMLRRFPIESKGRRKKLHEVGSVTAICFTCFLIRCIVVGVSAFDRDLTLDVLDHPVLNLIYYMVVEVLPSALVLFILRKLPPKRVSAQYHPIQ